In Citrus sinensis cultivar Valencia sweet orange chromosome 2, DVS_A1.0, whole genome shotgun sequence, a single genomic region encodes these proteins:
- the LOC102611527 gene encoding uncharacterized protein LOC102611527, producing the protein MSYFCGSGSKLVRMMSYLMIIIIFLLEGSMAEEEEMSSSYELSTREELVQMAGYGEEKLSTVLVTGSVLCEACLHGQDDQLRAWPITGALVSVYCHNSHRKIISKTQTFTDEYGDFMIDLPSHLHATPNLDKTCSVKVLRLPKNSHCRPAYVKKHKGLKLSSVGNGIRTYAAGRIGFLHWTSKPLRACTGKGISDKQIAW; encoded by the exons ATGAGCTACTTTTGCGGCAGCGGCAGCAAACTTGTGAGGATGATGAGTTACTTGATGATTATAAtcatctttcttcttgagGGTTCAATGGCGGAAGAGGAGGAGATGAGCTCGTCATACGAGTTGTCGACTAGAGAAGAGTTGGTGCAAATGGCTGGTTATGGAGAGGAGAAATTGTCAACGGTGCTTGTCACCGGCTCCGTTCTCTGTGAGGCTTGTTTGCATGGTCAAGATGATCAGCTCCGTGCATGGCCAATTACAG GTGCTTTGGTGAGTGTATACTGCCATAACAGCCATAGAAAGATAATATCAAAGACTCAAACATTTACAGATGAATATGGAGATTTTATGATCGATCTTCCTTCACACCTACATGCAACTCCCAACTTGGACAAGACATGTTCAGTGAAAGTTCTTCGCCTACCCAAGAACTCGCACTGTCGACCAGCTTATGTCAAGAAGCACAAAGGACTAAAATTATCCTCGGTTGGGAATGGCATCCGCACTTACGCAGCTGGAAGAATAGGATTCTTGCATTGGACATCGAAACCTTTACGGGCGTGCACTGGCAAAGGAATCAGCGACAAACAGATTGCATGGTAG